The Plasmodium yoelii strain 17X genome assembly, chromosome: 1 genome contains a region encoding:
- a CDS encoding reticulocyte binding protein, putative, with product MGKCVYLKPIFIVLLISTGIIYRKNVWSYAHKNDLETTPFLFDDNISLNANSKNHQTNETNLNNPPILDEKFHDIENKSINQNDSNTNNSSYNNHMSETVPNHINDLNNDKNKDKQLINTTISFIDRPNTFMLDDNILNNIDIIYDGDSKMSLYNYYKPIHYSILLNHLLYQFTFFNGHIKYIWELYDKVKKKIINVKEECVDKRKKLAQKIDQLQDVVYNYENKSYQNDYNSLKPITTEFIRCMNDKFKSVSYSISQMSNYADYVYKYGKLGHHHYMNDNYLIRHKIVTTQFENKLHQIKKSDILKSGNYVKFIDKVIDIAKKDEELKNVIDTLNFIKKYIEDITKKFKFYLNKCNGAQSQLIEIEMKAKKNKYTRYEVINKIQSLANVYGHFNVNYENMIDLETVYNNKIQAFKNVLNFIPHILIGKVDTCTNHVVPNDNYDFKIIKPISILNKLEDVFFQAFGFNFSEKYDSETLKTSNSEINHIISETINSMKTLRDLIKDMKDTYKTDNTRQHIENTIKQLTINVDLNQEENGFTKAIDEAKKWRSLKIATKKILDEEFKTVLSLEAKIKDLCKQFTDKLKNLQYMKEYKDVLIKKYIILETPTSI from the exons atgGGGAAATGTGTATATTTAAAACCAATATTTATTGTTCTATTAATCTCTACag GTATAATATATAGGAAAAATGTCTGGTCATATGCCCATAAAAATGATTTAGAAACAActccttttttatttgacGATAATATAAGTCTAAATGCAAACTCAAAAAATCATCAAACAAatgaaacaaatttaaaCAATCCACCAATTTTAGATGAAAAGTTCCATGATATcgaaaataaaagtataaatcaaaatgatagtaatacaaataattcATCATATAATAACCACATGTCAGAAACTGTTCCAAATCATATAAacgatttaaataatgacaaaaataaagataaacaGTTAATTAATACTACGATTTCTTTTATTGATCGTCCAAATACATTTATGTTAGATGACAATATACTAAATAACATAGATATCATATATGATGGAGACAGCAAAATGTcgttatataattattataaaccAATACACTATTCTATTCTGTTGAATCATCTTCTATAtcaatttacattttttaatggtcatataaaatatatatgggaattatatgataaagttaaaaaaaaaattataaatgtaaaaGAAGAGTGTGTAGATAAGAGGAAAAAATTAGCACAAAAAATAGACCAATTACAGGACGTCGtttataattatgaaaataaatcataTCAAAATGATTATAACAGCTTAAAACCAATAACAACTGAATTTATTCGTTGTATGAATGATAAATTCAAATCAGTTTCCTACAGTATCTCCCAAATGAGTAACTACGCTGATTACGTATATAAGTATGGAAAATTGGGGCATCATCATTACATGAAcgataattatttaattcgtCATAAAATAGTTACAACacaatttgaaaataaactACATCAAATTAAAAAGTCAGATATTCTGAAATCAGGTAACTATGTGAAATTCATAGATAAAGTAATAGATATTGCAAAAAAAGACGAAGAATTAAAGAATGTTATAGATACACTTAatttcattaaaaaatacattgaagatataacaaaaaaatttaaattttactTAAACAAATGCAATGGGGCACAAAGTCAATTAATTGAAATTGAAATgaaagctaaaaaaaataaatatactagATATGAAgtcataaataaaatacaatcTTTAGCAAATGTTTATGGTCATTTTAAtgtaaattatgaaaatatgatTGATCTAGAAactgtatataataataaaattcaaGCATTTAAAAATGTTCTTAATTTTATACCACATATTTTAATTGGAAAAGTAGATACATGTACAAACCATGTGGTTCCAAACGATAATTATgatttcaaaataataaagcctatatctatattaaataaattagaagatgttttttttcaagCATTTGGTTTTAATTTCAGTGAAAAATATGACAGTGAAACTTTAAAAACATCTAATAGTGAAATTAACCATATAATATCAGAAACAATAAATAGTATGAAAACGTTAAGGGATTTAATTAAAGACATGAAAGATACATATAAAACAGATAATACAAGACAGCATATCGAAAATACAATTAAACAACTAACTATTAATGTGGATTTAAATCAAGAAGAAAATGGATTTACAAAAGCAATAGACGAAGCTAAAAAATGGAGATCTTTAAAAATCGctactaaaaaaatattagacGAAGAATTTAAAACTGTTCTTAGTTTGGAAGCGAAAATTAAAGATTTATGCAAACAATTTACAGATAAACTTAAGAATTTACAATATATGAAAGAATATAAAGACGTGctaataaaaaagtatattatattgGAAACTCCCACAAGTATTTAA
- a CDS encoding PIR protein gives MEEEERYEHLPSYEFYNKLNENVPDEDKEKPNKYWKRIEPIFEPSEWVREIVYKLQRNVTFLNENRDGDKLYGKHCYDLNYWLYEQVYKNSGLNDNSLSFFITLDILLNSWENMNADKFNGNKDICQPDNTLVDINYLKEIKYLADYVENFETIKSAAIEDTNKACNVYIDYLRSAIPAYYEWNTVCTIDEENLCNKYIRDYEKYNPKGVLCNLSVTGLAFAQLFNQCYKSIVNIFINVNNAPVRTTIKLRNGLETISYGITENKGRTLSEVETAIQEPADFLAYLIYILKSVYNTISEIYINNYNDIILLIVLFSGILITCFGVYKISKIVKSTSNVQNRSQNTQAEIPL, from the exons atggaGGAA GAGGAGAGATATGAGCATTTACCTTCATATGAGTTTTACAACAAACTTAATGAAAATGTACCCGACGAAGATAAAGAAAAGCCTAATAAATATTGGAAGAGAATAGAGCCAATATTTGAACCGTCAGAATGGGTTCGTGAGATTGTTTATAAATTACAGAGAAATGTGAcatttttaaatgaaaatcGTGATGGTGATAAATTATATGGAAAGCATTGTTATGATTTGAATTATTGGCTATACGAACAAGTGTATAAAAATTCAGGTTTAAATGATAATAGTTTaagtttttttataacattagACATACTTTTAAATAGCTGGGAGAATATGAATGCTGATAAATTTAATGGTAATAAAGATATATGTCAACCAGATAATACATTAGTAGATATAAACtatttaaaagaaattaaatatttagcTGATTATGTTGAAAATTTTGAGACTATTAAATCTGCGGCTATAGAAGATACTAATAAAGCTtgtaatgtatatattgaTTATTTACGATCTGCAATTCCAGCTTATTATGAATGGAATACAGTATGTACAATAGACGAGGAAAATCTATGTAATAAATACATTCGAGATTATGAAAAATACAACCCTAAAGGTGTATTATGCAATTTATCTGTCACTGGACTTGCATTTGCACAGTTATTTAATCAATGCTATAAGAGCAttgtaaatatattcataaatgtaaataacGCGCCTGTACGAACAACAATAAAACTTAGAAATGGATTAGAAACTATATCTTATGGAATTACAGAAAATAAAGGAAGAACATTATCTGAAGTTGAAACTGCTATTCAAGAACCAGCTGATTTTCTTGCTtatctaatatatattcttaaatcagtatataatacaattagcgaaatatatatcaataactataatgatataatattattaattgtattattttctgGAATCCTAATAACCTGTTTTGGAGTATacaaa ATTTCTAAGATTGTAAAATCCACATCCAATGTACAAAATAGGAGCCAAAACACACAGGCAGAAATACCCTTATAG
- a CDS encoding schizont membrane associated cytoadherence protein, putative, which yields MKYLTHIFFFITLFQFIIDKYDNNGKSLDKFLNIRNGRFLVEYYYDPNTDQYNDNQSKKINKIHAYESNGISQNNTAFPNTSNTQNASPSCYALSARDKYKYHHNNKYTTSEESNFYNSMFMKKLRRNSKILMGSSAAAFFLVDDLGIRAIIFLIFSAAALAYFTSI from the coding sequence atgaaatacttaacgcatatatttttttttattacactTTTCCAATTTATAATTGATAAATACGATAACAATGGTAAATCATTGgacaaatttttaaatataagaAATGGGAGGTTTCTAGtagaatattattatgatcCTAACACTGATCAATATAATGACAAtcaatcaaaaaaaataaataaaatacatgCATATGAATCAAATGGTATTTCACAAAACAATACCGCGTTTCCAAATACTAGTAATACCCAAAACGCATCGCCAAGTTGTTATGCACTGTCTGCCCGcgacaaatataaataccatcacaataataaatatactaCCTCTGAAGAGtccaatttttataatagtaTGTTCATGAAAAAGCTAAGACGTAATTCTAAGATTCTTATGGGATCATCTGCAGCGGCCTTTTTTCTTGTCGATGATTTAGGAATTAGagctattatatttttaatattttctgcTGCCGCACTTGCTTATTTCACTtccatataa
- a CDS encoding erythrocyte membrane protein → MSIGVPVTKSFNKLKKYPYEINKFDRRETNEYFYLPVDCPRMKKCDDAYCPLAHTKLEKIFHPIVYKTQACQMAKDGACDYFQKCAFYHDSNDKNEAHLNWTIWEKKWDKWRNNIDSILTQHNKNDKEIRRKVESILKIRMPHFNYGTNKNNLFLNKSASFHTTWPSMNNNNSGIPNMESVDIGNMGSIGTIGSIGQTGNTNIGSNIMESGSIGNTSKLSNINNLLCKSMNSALFQYSSSIFNNTWNKGIKGNKKHIKNNNDNKNSNMWWLNQINEIEIVNLDKNMHNINENNINKSNIYCDETLSYNSNNGTECGVNYDILDNNAYKIVEFCFTDYDNNNNSNNNNNNNNNNNSNKNKIKWKDTADGSNGQSLNSFFSQSTKGLSNDINYLQNTNNNNNNNYNNQRNNIFQCINYNKTCEYIPNIQEGIDDNKNKKYNTLETNYRDNFLADMNNSNKSFDFINSTFFSNSSNDITGAENYVNFPTMLEIIDDDNNAVRNNVFSTGDGTATNNYNNENDNGGIKNNENDNDCSGNITNTTYTDGFSTFYNNNTSITIDNNIKGFPNLDNCKTFDNFNFDDTIKNNISNLIFSGEDKEHIKGMKIKKEDENIGNENANGDMKSIEKELEENNETEDKEIKGDAGINTGNILGSGNSNKGINKSLKKNKNKKGAINSANNNNNNSSNNTESMFSNNIGDEESKNSSTINSNEVKTDINDKKKNSKKENRNLKNSNNEKDQYEKGGSKKIQSSVSKIGNNNGNVSVNENVCLENEKNKSVKCKNNENNNNKKGAYSKNINVNGDKNMSKVGKKNITENFVSSNNDDADNKNTDKKNVEKNKTKNIEKNKFDNKDNTGSIQLNRKYSDVLGENIINGSEWNNTIKGLDKSKGNDNLINNNGKADKRKTNNNNAFSNSIDKRELENDINNDDNIIVENSGLSLIYNSYYNEKESKKVKLENKKKNIIVDIENVNNIENNNIIVNEKGDNNITERCKNNTDVLCSNTPNNNNLFKYDQNLLINRGDNKNENVDRNMSSHMKESFCDYTSNNENKYDENSILTKRVNTEYIFNNANNIGMNNIKNSSDNKYNDINYINSKDNLFALKTIEYNKPNNETIEDSNRGIYNNYIINDINSSINVENKSVHLGNINNNNTNSTDIKEDINRNNLMENISSNNSEIINDTLTGALNNALNDILNGTLDKTMDSIFKIDATSDDTYNELFNTLTSNSNNNNFSNGNNSGQNNTQNDEIKENVTNNGQTNESCDYTNNLLNIFLSCNSINENFDITNSVNTNFYENNKSDTITFNNSDKYTPEIYGVLNNSSNYFNIFGNYNLYGSTCLQCKHYKNEIKNLISQIKVLREEIIKYKQVIITYGINANKDNTLNPCNYKWDNSKKFNNIYEKNYISSVEAND, encoded by the coding sequence atgagTATCGGTGTCCCTGTAACAAAATCTTTTAACAAGCTGAAAAAGTACccatatgaaataaataaatttgataGAAGAGAAacaaatgaatatttttatttgccAGTTGATTGTCCTCGTATGAAAAAATGTGACGATGCATATTGCCCATTAGCCCATACAAAATTAGAGAAAATATTTCACCCAATAGTTTATAAAACACAAGCTTGCCAAATGGCTAAAGATGGGGCATGtgattattttcaaaaatgcGCTTTTTATCATGATtcaaatgataaaaatgaagctCATTTGAATTGGACTATTTGGGAAAAAAAATGGGATAAATGGAGGAATAATATCGATAGTATTTTAACAcaacataataaaaatgataaagaaaTTCGAAGAAAAGTAGaaagtatattaaaaattcgtATGCCACATTTTAATTATGGtacgaataaaaataacttatttttgaataaaaGTGCATCCTTTCACACTACATGGCCTAgtatgaataataataattctgGAATTCCTAACATGGAAAGTGTCGACATAGGAAATATGGGGAGTATAGGGACTATCGGCAGTATTGGACAAACTGGAAACACAAACATTGGAAGTAACATTATGGAAAGTGGTAGCATTGGAAATACCAGCAAATTGAGCAATATAAATAACCTTTTATGTAAATCTATGAATTCTGCATTGTTTCAATATTCAAGttctatatttaataatacatgGAATAAAGGAATAAAGGggaataaaaaacatataaaaaataataacgataataaaaatagtaacatGTGGTGGCTTAATCAAATTAATGAAATTGAAATTGTGAACTTAGACAAAAACATGCATAacataaatgaaaataatataaataaaagtaaCATTTATTGTGACGAAACTTTAAGTTATAATAGCAATAACGGAACAGAATGTGGAGtaaattatgatattttAGATAATAATGCGTATAAAATTGTTGAATTTTGTTTTactgattatgataataacaacaatagtaataataataataacaataataataataataatagcaataaGAACAAAATTAAATGGAAAGATACCGCAGATGGTTCAAATGGACAATCACTGAATTCCTTTTTTTCACAAAGCACAAAGGGTTTGAGTAATGATATAAACTATTTACAAAATaccaataataataataataataattataacaatcaaagaaataacatttttcaatgtataaattataataaaacatgcGAATATATACCAAATATACAAGAAGGTattgatgataataaaaataaaaaatataatacctTGGAAACTAATTACAGAGACAATTTTCTAGCAGATATGAATAATTCTAATAAAAGTtttgattttataaattccaCCTTTTTTTCAAACAGTTCAAATGATATAACTGGGGCAGAAAACTATGTAAACTTTCCTACTATGTTAGAGATCATTGATGATGACAATAATGCTGTTAGGAATAATGTTTTTTCCACTGGTGATGGAACTGCgactaataattataataatgaaaatgataatggtggtattaaaaataatgagaATGATAATGACTGTAGTGGTAATATTACTAATACTACATATACTGATGGTTTTTCTACATTCtacaataataatactaGCATTACTAtcgataataatataaaaggtTTTCCTAACCTTGATAATTGCAAAACTTTTGATAATTTCAATTTTGATGAcacaattaaaaataacataagcaatttaatattttctggTGAAGATAAAGAACACATAAAAGGgatgaaaattaaaaaagaagaCGAAAATATAGGCAATGAAAATGCAAATGGCGACATGAAAAGCATAGAAAAGGAGTTAGAAGAAAACAATGAGACAGAAGACAAGGAAATAAAAGGAGATGCAGGAATCAATACAGGTAATATTTTAGGATCTGGAAATAGCAACAAAGGTATAAATAAGTCtctgaaaaaaaacaaaaacaaaaaaggtGCAATAAATAgtgcaaataataataataataacagtAGTAATAATACTGAATCAATGTTTTCTAACAATATCGGAGATGAAGAATCTAAAAATTCAAGCACAATAAACAGCAATGAAGTAAAAACtgatataaatgataaaaaaaaaaactctAAAAAGGAAAACCGAAACTtgaaaaatagtaataatgaaaaagatcAATACGAAAAAGGTGGAAGTAAAAAGATTCAAAGTTCCGTTAGCAAAATTGGAAACAATAATGGTAATGTAAGTGTGAATGAAAATGTGTGCctagaaaatgaaaaaaataaaagtgtaaaatgtaaaaataatgaaaataataataataaaaaaggtgCATATTCGAAAAATATCAACGTTAATGGTGATAAGAATATGAGCAAAGTTggaaagaaaaatattactGAAAACTTTGTTAGCAGCAACAATGATGATgctgataataaaaatactgATAAGAAGAatgtggaaaaaaataaaacaaaaaatattgaaaaaaataaatttgataataAGGACAATACAGGGTCTATACAActaaatagaaaatatagTGACGTTTTAggagaaaatataataaacgGTAGCGAATGGAATAATACTATTAAAGGTTTGGATAAAAGTAAGGGGAACGACAATTTGATCAATAATAATGGGAAAGCTGATAAAAGGAAAACGAATAACAATAATGCATTTAGTAACAGTATAGATAAAAGAGAACttgaaaatgatataaacaatgatgataatattatAGTAGAGAATTCTGGTTTAAGCTTAATATATAACAGTTATTATAACGAAAAGGAATCCAAAAAGgtaaaattagaaaataaaaaaaaaaatataatcgtCGATATCGAAAATGTgaataatatagaaaataataacattattgTGAATGAAAAAGGGGATAACAATATTACAGAACGTTGTAAAAACAATACGGATGTATTATGCTCGAATACACCAAACAATAATAACCTTTTTAAATATGACCAAAACTTATTGATAAATAGaggtgataataaaaatgaaaatgtagATAGAAATATGAGTAGCCATATGAAGGAATCATTTTGTGATTATACTAGCAATAATGAAAAcaaatatgatgaaaatagCATTTTAACAAAAAGGGTTAATACagaatatattttcaataatgCCAACAATATTGGAATGaacaatattaaaaatagtagtgataacaaatataatgatatcaattatataaatagtaaagaTAATTTGTTTGCTTTAAAAACAATAGAATATAATAAACCGAATAATGAAACAATTGAGGATAGTAATAGAggtatttataataattatataataaatgatattaaTAGCTCCATAAATGTAGAAAATAAATCAGTACATCTTGGAAAtattaataacaataatactAATTCTACGGATATAAAAGAGGATATAAATAGAAATAATTTAATGGAAAATATCAGCAGTAATAATagtgaaataataaatgatacATTAACTGGTGCGTTAAACAATGCATTAAATGACATATTAAATGGGACATTAGACAAAACTATGGAtagtatttttaaaatagatGCCACGTCTGACGATACATATAATGAGTTGTTTAATACATTAACaagtaatagtaataacaacAATTTTAGCAATGGCAATAATAGTGGTCAGAACAACACacaaaatgatgaaattaAGGAAAATGTTACGAATAATGGGCAAACTAATGAATCATGCGattatacaaataatttattaaatatatttttatcatgtaATAGCATAAATGAAAACTTTGATATAACAAATTCAGTTAAcactaatttttatgaaaataataaaagcgATACAATAACATTTAATAATAGTGATAAATATACACCAGAAATATACGGAGTACTTAATAACTCTTCGAattatttcaatatttttggaaattataatttgtatgGAAGCACATGCTTGCAATGtaaacattataaaaatgaaattaaaaatttaatatctcAAATAAAAGTTTTAAGAGaagaaattattaaatataaacaagTTATTATCACATATGGAATAAATgcaaataaagataatacGCTTAACCCTTGTAATTATAAATGGgataattcaaaaaaatttaataatatatatgaaaaaaattatatatcttCGGTTGAAGCAAACgactaa